A DNA window from Hevea brasiliensis isolate MT/VB/25A 57/8 chromosome 2, ASM3005281v1, whole genome shotgun sequence contains the following coding sequences:
- the LOC110643712 gene encoding probable serine/threonine-protein kinase PBL3 isoform X1: MGNCLDSSAAKVDVTQGSHTPSGASRVSSKTSRSSVPSTLTIPSYSGTSNFECLPTPRTEGEILSSPNLKAFTFNELKNATRNFRPDSLLGEGGFGYVFKGWIDENTMTAARPGSGMVIAVKKLKPEGFQGHKEWLTEVNYLGQLHHPNLVKLIGYCLEGENRLLAYEFMPKGSLENHLFRRGPQPLSWAVRIKVAIGAARGLSFLHDAKSQVIYRDFKASNILLDADFNAKLSDFGLAKAGPTGDRTHVSTQVMGTHGYAAPEYVATGRLTAKSDVYSFGVVLLELLSGRRAVDKTKVGAEQNLVEWAKPYLGDKRRLFRIMDTKLGAQYPQKGAYMAANLALQCLSSEAKARPRMSEVLATLEQIESPKTTKYSQSELQTVRKSPMRHHHSPLNLTPSASPLPSHRPSPRLR, translated from the exons ATGGGAAACTGTTTAGATTCTTCTGCAGCTAAAGTTGATGTTACGCAAGGTTCACATACTCCTTCTG GAGCCTCAAGAGTTTCCAGCAAAACCAGCCGTTCTTCAGTTCCTTCTACTCTGACCATCCCATCTTACAGTGGAACGAGCAATTTTGAATGTCTTCCTACTCCAAGGACTGAAGGTGAAATATTGTCATCCCCAAATTTAAAGGCCTTCACATTCAATGAACTAAAGAATGCCACCAGAAACTTTCGTCCCGACAGTCTTCTAGGTGAAGGTGGTTTTGGTTATGTTTTTAAAGGATGGATTGATGAAAACACAATGACTGCTGCAAGGCCTGGATCTGGAATGGTTATAGCTGTCAAGAAGCTTAAACCTGAAGGTTTCCAGGGCCACAAGGAGTGGTTG ACAGAAGTTAATTATCTTGGCCAACTTCATCATCCAAATCTGGTCAAGCTGATTGGTTACTGCTTGGAGGGTGAGAACCGGCTTTTGGCATATGAGTTTATGCCGAAAGGGAGTTTAGAGAATCATCTATTCAGAA GAGGGCCTCAGCCGCTATCATGGGCAGTGCGAATAAAAGTGGCCATAGGTGCTGCCAGAGGGCTATCTTTCCTTCATGATGCAAAATCCCAAGTCATATACCGTGATTTTAAGGCTTCTAATATTCTACTGGATGCG GATTTCAATGCAAAACTCTCTGATTTTGGTTTGGCCAAGGCAGGCCCTACTGGAGATAGAACTCATGTGTCCACTCAAGTCATGGGTACTCATGGCTATGCCGCACCGGAATATGTTGCTACAG GTAGGTTGACAGCCAAAAGTGATGTATACAGCTTTGGGGTTGTGTTACTTGAACTCCTGTCTGGAAGGCGTGCTGTTGATAAAACAAAGGTTGGTGCGGAGCAGAATCTGGTAGAATGGGCAAAACCCTATCTTGGTGACAAGAGAAGATTATTCCGGATAATGGACACCAAGTTGGGGGCACAGTATCCTCAGAAAGGAGCCTATATGGCTGCTAACCTTGCCTTACAGTGTCTAAGCTCTGAAGCCAAAGCCAGGCCTCGAATGTCTGAGGTGTTAGCGACATTGGAGCAAATAGAGTccccaaaaactacaaaatattccCAGTCAGAGCTTCAAACTGTTCGGAAATCCCCAATGAGACATCATCATTCTCCTCTTAATCTAACACCAAGCGCATCCCCATTGCCATCCCACCGGCCATCTCCACGACTACGTTGA
- the LOC110643712 gene encoding probable serine/threonine-protein kinase PBL3 isoform X2 has translation MTAARPGSGMVIAVKKLKPEGFQGHKEWLTEVNYLGQLHHPNLVKLIGYCLEGENRLLAYEFMPKGSLENHLFRRGPQPLSWAVRIKVAIGAARGLSFLHDAKSQVIYRDFKASNILLDADFNAKLSDFGLAKAGPTGDRTHVSTQVMGTHGYAAPEYVATGRLTAKSDVYSFGVVLLELLSGRRAVDKTKVGAEQNLVEWAKPYLGDKRRLFRIMDTKLGAQYPQKGAYMAANLALQCLSSEAKARPRMSEVLATLEQIESPKTTKYSQSELQTVRKSPMRHHHSPLNLTPSASPLPSHRPSPRLR, from the exons ATGACTGCTGCAAGGCCTGGATCTGGAATGGTTATAGCTGTCAAGAAGCTTAAACCTGAAGGTTTCCAGGGCCACAAGGAGTGGTTG ACAGAAGTTAATTATCTTGGCCAACTTCATCATCCAAATCTGGTCAAGCTGATTGGTTACTGCTTGGAGGGTGAGAACCGGCTTTTGGCATATGAGTTTATGCCGAAAGGGAGTTTAGAGAATCATCTATTCAGAA GAGGGCCTCAGCCGCTATCATGGGCAGTGCGAATAAAAGTGGCCATAGGTGCTGCCAGAGGGCTATCTTTCCTTCATGATGCAAAATCCCAAGTCATATACCGTGATTTTAAGGCTTCTAATATTCTACTGGATGCG GATTTCAATGCAAAACTCTCTGATTTTGGTTTGGCCAAGGCAGGCCCTACTGGAGATAGAACTCATGTGTCCACTCAAGTCATGGGTACTCATGGCTATGCCGCACCGGAATATGTTGCTACAG GTAGGTTGACAGCCAAAAGTGATGTATACAGCTTTGGGGTTGTGTTACTTGAACTCCTGTCTGGAAGGCGTGCTGTTGATAAAACAAAGGTTGGTGCGGAGCAGAATCTGGTAGAATGGGCAAAACCCTATCTTGGTGACAAGAGAAGATTATTCCGGATAATGGACACCAAGTTGGGGGCACAGTATCCTCAGAAAGGAGCCTATATGGCTGCTAACCTTGCCTTACAGTGTCTAAGCTCTGAAGCCAAAGCCAGGCCTCGAATGTCTGAGGTGTTAGCGACATTGGAGCAAATAGAGTccccaaaaactacaaaatattccCAGTCAGAGCTTCAAACTGTTCGGAAATCCCCAATGAGACATCATCATTCTCCTCTTAATCTAACACCAAGCGCATCCCCATTGCCATCCCACCGGCCATCTCCACGACTACGTTGA